The Solanum lycopersicum chromosome 2, SLM_r2.1 DNA window tacatattcaaaaatataaagagtCATAAATTTTTAGTCTTGACATCTTAATATAACATCTTACAGCATTATAAGAATTCAGATATATACTCAAATCGAGATATCTAACTAATTGTTTAGATCATCTTCATTGGTGATTCTCATGGTGTCCACATATGATTTCCCATCAAGTTCACGTGTGAAAAATCCTTTATAAAATTGAGTGACtccaatttttttgaattttggtgGATTTTGAGGTGTAACAAGGCTACTTGATGGACCTAATATACCATCCAATCTTGGACTCTGAAATGTTGCTACTGAAATCCTTTCTTTTTCTGAGCTCACCACTGATCTATGTTCTATGCTTTTGTATATTCCATTTGAGAAAATctgatccaaaaaaaaaaaaaaaacatttatagtacatatataataaaaaagaagataagaGTGGGGCTACGAGTAAGGCTGTCAAATATGGCCTACAAAAACGATGGCTCGCCAAGAGTTTTAAGGATTGAGCAGAAGATAGTTTTATATTGGGCTAATTTTAGATCGATTTATTATAATTCATAGGAATGTATATGATCGGGTTGATTCAGACTTTtccaatatcaaattaaattacttctgtttgatttttgaatttataaactaaacaaataaaatttgagtttttcaaTTTCGGGTTTTTTCGATGAAGTGTTCATACAACCATATACTTTACTTGTACTTCAAGTATTTCTTTAGTCCTATCAAAATGTAACTATCTAAGTTATTTCTTAAgaaaacaacacaaaatatgatatgattaatgacactaaaatatctaacaaaaaaataataataaaatcgcgTTAAActatattgcaaattaataagtcatagAAATTGATCAGaatttaaaattactaaatcatgctaaaataagtttaataagtattagttacatgattaaatactaaaagaaaataaaattagatgcattttaattgtctaaacctatgtaaaactaaaaaaataaataattcaatattatgtcattcttagtgttgagttgattttttttttgcattagtatcaattatttaaactttattataattaccaacatgtatgaactataatttttattggatcattaaaaattctaactttcaaacatgaaataaatacattaaaagataaaaactatgaaaaagtataagagatatttaaaaattatatcaaagtaagtatttttatgtataataaaattttaaaaatatatataaaatgtcgGGTTGATTTGATCTCAGTTTGATTTTTTCAAGTTGAAACTAAACCAACTCAAATATAATCAGATTTTTTTTGTCCAACACCAAATCAAGTCAAACCAAATTactaatcaattttttttctgatttgacTCCTTTTAcgatttgattcaattttatacgCCCCTAATAACTCATTTTGAAAGTGATCTTCAATTTAACTCAATATTAGCCTAGTTATTGCTTATCTCTaagattttgtttgattttttctatAGGCCAGGATTCGAATCTTACAACTCTAGTCCCTAAGTCAAGGTCAGAGTTGAAACCAGGTCTCGGGAGTTAGGTTCTATGTCAAAGTCGGATTGAATTTCGGGTTTAATCAATGAAcgctaattgattttttttttcaagctagtgtcacaTAAGTCggaaaggggtagaaaattacttataaaataagtttagaaagtaatatgaccttagtatagtataattatatcttttagatttcAAACATAGGATAAAAAAGTACTTCTACATTTTCCCTAAATAAATTGTACGATTGATATAGCTAATGCAGACTCCTAAATAAGTATGGACTACTGAAACACTAATACCAAGGAAATTTATGGGAATATTCAACTAGCTAGTCATGAGatgttttttctcttcattttgtTACTTGTTATATCTCCCCTTTGACAAAAGATCGTAGTCAAATATCaccacataaattaaaactacGGTAAAAATAATACCATACTACTCAATAAATATTGAGAGAAGAGGATGAAGGAAGTACCTCAAAAGCATCTCCAACATTGACTATGAAGGCATTAGGGAGTGGTTCAATGGGGATCCAAATTCcatcttttttaatttgaagACCTTGAGTTTCATTAACTTGAAGAAGTATTGTAAGGCCTGTTGCATCTGAATGAGGAGTAAGTCCCATCACTTTCTCTGGTTGTGGACATGGTGGATAGTAATTCATCCTCATCGATTGCATTCCTTCTTTGAAAACACTCTTCACTTCATCTTCATCAATCCCCAAAGCTTTACCCAACGTTTCCAATACTCTCATGCTTAGCTTCTTTATTTCATCCGCGTACTCTTCAATCGTCTCTCTACATTTATACGCATTAATAAGCGATTCTCTTACTTATTTTCAAGCGTTAAAAAGGGCGCAAACAACGTTTGGTATGTACCTAAGTGAAAGGTAAAGCTTGGAAAACACAGGCTTTCGCAAATATGTGGGTGAAGTCTTCAAGTAAAAGAGATCAGCCCAGTCAAGCTTTTGTTCATCAGAGACGACGAATAGCTGTCCAAATCCATCTGTATCTCCTGAagatttttcaaactttttcttctcttctaaTGGCAGATCGAAGAATTTTTGAGTCTCGTCTTTCATCTTCTCCACTACTGAACAACTAACTCCATGATTAATCAACTGCAGCATGTAGTtgaacttgttattactatctATTGCGCATGGAGTTTAAACTATTGGGAGTGTAATACACTTTAtgcatatatgtattttaacttaGTTTTAAATCACATTTATATTCTTTAACTTTGGATATATAAAAGTAGACGCTCAAAttagtataaaattgaacaaatagacatgTAGGTCTAACATGacatcctacatgtcatttttgttCTACATGGTATCCTACGTGTATTGTTTCATGTAGGACTTATATATttacttgttcaactttatacaagtttaagttatACATATCCAAACTTGGAGGGACATACATGTAAAATAAATCCAAGTTAAAGAGCACATTTATATAGTATGCCTACCTTCTGTTTTACCAGCAAAACTTCgccacataaataaaatatgtcttaatttttttttaagtaaatcattaatattaattgaaaGATAAACATTAAAGTATTACTATCCcagaagaatttttttaaaaaaaaagataaaatctagaatttttttcttacCCCAcccttttattcttttaattttttttaaaaaaattccaaacTTCACCCCCTTCCTCACTTCTTCCTAAAAaagattgatattatttttatttttttattaaaaaagaaattctacCATACACCGTctactctcttttttcttttttagatatatttttttagttttgtgctagatatgtacatatatttttagaaaaatattatatataacacAATATGAGGAAATAATTGAAAGTATTGTGTTAGGTGGAGTGaggtagaatttttttttaaaaaaataaaataatatctaaattattatttggaGAGTTAGGGGGAGAGGAAGTaagatattttcaaaaagacTTTTACAAatggaattttatttttcttttaaaaaaactaaaaaattgtgGTGGGGAGGGGGTGGGGTGAGAGGAAGTGGTGGAGTCTGGAgtaaaagtaagaaaaatattttatactttattttataaattttttggataTATAGTAATGCCTTTACTTTTAACTTTAACTAAtactataatttattaaatttttttgttaaggtgaaatataattttgtctattattttaattgatattaataatctatttaatttttgcctAGAATGTTTTGTCCATGATTTTTATGGCATAATACATGtatatgccctttaacttggcaTCATTTAACATGTATACGATCCAACTTTGGGCTGTGCaaaaatagacacttaaacttgtataaagttgaacagaTTGACACATTAATCTTACATGGTACAATACACACAAGACACCATGTAGAACGTAAATTACCATGTAAGATGCCACATAGGGTgtatgtgtctatttgttcaattttatacgagtttaagtgtctacttatgcACACTCAAAGTTAAAAGGACATAAATATAACATGAGGTAAAGTTAAAGGAGTAGGTGTAGACGTACATACACCATGATATAAGAGtgtaataaaagagaaaaatgtgtttctcaaactacTAAGTAATAACTTAAATGTGAGACTCATATTCTCAATAATTTAGGTATAGAACTAAGAAAAGATTGATTTAGGTGTTTTTGACActgaaaaaaattgtatcataAAAGTCGAGACAAAGTAAAAATATGCAAATACAACCTATATATGGTCCGTTTTGGCTGAACCACGGACTACTTCAAGGCCAATGGGCTTTACCGTTTTGAACCAAACAATCTTAAAAACTGATATCATATTAAAGTatgtgataattttatttagaaagCTTAAACTAAAGAATACATATGCtcttttaattgatattttgtaTGAGAAAAGTCACTTGATATATCTTTGCTAGTATATTATTGATCTATATGTACCTGAAAGAAACCCCAATCTTTAGCTGCTAAGTGCAACTTGTTAAGCTCAAGATTCATGGAGTCATGATCATTAAAGTTGATCAATCGTTGCATATCAATTACTGGGACTTCTTTATAAATTGATGATGCAATTGAACGGTCTTGATCATCGCGTACGTATCGCGATGGAATCGACACGAGTTTCTTCTTGGCCAGTTCCTGTACAGAAGGAACTTCCATGTACTTGACTTCTATGTCTCTCATATTTGTTTAACTGCTTAATTCTATGGTGTTCCAATATTgaataatttgatattatatatattaactctACCATCCCTTTCATTTCACTTGTGTCCACAACTATTTTACGATGATAtctcaattttaattaatttattgcgTGTGAGGTCAGTACAATTGGTGGGCAAAAGTAGGACCAAACAAAGACCAGAACATGCACCACCAGAATCATATTATGTATGGTTATACACTTGTTATAAACAGAAAAAAAGTCAACATTATCCTTGAATTATTCAAAATAGCTCATATATATCCGTTAATTATGTTTGGGATCAAAACTATCCTTGCCATCTATGTTTAGGACCATAAATATCCTTAAAACGTTATCTTTGTCATTAGTGTTGACATGGCAGTCCATCCATGTGGTCCAACGTGACAAAAATACCGTTCTCTCAATAATGTTCTTCCTAGCTAGTTCATTCCTATAAcagaaagaaaatcaaatataattctttcattGTTCTTGTTTGAGTTGTTATTCGGGCTCTGGAGCTCCAATGTCAAAGTGTACTGAAGTTTGTTTGAGGTTGTAATTGTTCGTTGACGGATCGAGTTCATTGTTTGGAATTTGGGGTCATAGATtcacaaaattgatttttagtttttcaagCTTTTAATaactatttcatatatttttgggGATTTCAACTCAAATCTTCAAAATATCaatcttcaaagaaaaaaatcaattgttAAACGACAATTTTTAGCTTCAATAACAATATTCAAGCAATTTTTAGTAACATTCAGCTAAATCTCTTCAAATTTTTGCACTTCAAAAACCCAATGAAGGAGAGAAATTTCTCATCAACAAGCTTTCAAATAAGTAACTATTTTTGAGTTTCAACACAAAAAGAATGACTTCAACAGTTTTTCAGCATCTTTCAACCTTGAGAATTAAAATTTCAGCCTCAGATTCgatgacatcaaaatccaaACAATGGATTTGATCATTCAACACACAACTACTATCTCAAACGAACTTTAACACACTacgaaattgaaattttaaagtCCATGCAATAACGCATACAAGAACAATGAAAAAACTAtttgtgatattattttttaaaaaaagaaattgtgatAGAATGAAACAAGAAAGAACAACATAATTGAGAGGAAGGGATTTTTGCCATGTTGGACTCCCTAGATAGACTATCGTGTCAGCACATATGACAAAGATAACATTTTAAGGATATTATCGTCCAAAATATAGACATCAAGGGTAATCTAGATCCCAAACATAAATAAAGGATATATATGAGTTATTTCGAAGAGTTCCAGGataattttgacaattttcaatatcataaataaCGTGGGACAATAGAAATCGTGTCAATttgtttattctatttttaaaattaatttagtatttaaaaaagaacattttttctttttttttttatttcaatttttcatatgatatatttataaatacaaatacaaaaattctttttactttcttaaattatatgtcaaatcaaaatcatataaacaaattaaagtGAAGAGAAAAACAACTTATTATTAACGATCACCCCTACatatatgtgaaatatttttcttttaacttcttttttttagtattatatatatagtttggATTCTCtaatcaaacataaaattagAGGTTGACTTAATAATTTAGAAACCGTTAGAAGGTGAGACTTTCAACGTGATGTTTATAAAATTGTCACGAGTTTCTCCCATTTATGTTTAGCTGCTTAATTCTATGGCGTTCTGATATtgaataatttgatattttattaatgcaTAATCCATAAAATATGTCCTTAACTTGATCACATTTCATATTATGTCCTTTAATTTTGAgcgtgcacaaatagacacttaaatttgtataaaattgaacaagtagacacaaaCATTCTAGATGACATTATGCACGGAAATTTGTGTCCTACATGATGTCCTACGTATATTGTGACATATAAGACTTGTGTATTGTGACATATAGGACTCATGTGtatatttattcaactttatacaaatttaagagtctatttgtgcacattcaaaattaaaaagcataaatataaaaataaattaagttaaaaaatatatttatgcatTATACCTTACGTTAACTGTACCATCCCTTTCCTTTCACTTATGTCCACAACTTTTTTACGATGGTATctcaatttcattaaattattgCGTGTGAGGTCAATAAAAATGTCACAATCTGTTGGCAAAATTAGGACTAACAAAGACATAATTTCTAATTCTTGGTATAGGTTTAAAGCAGTAATGTCAATCAACTTTAAAGCTTTAAAGTCTTTATGAGCGTGAACTAAgtgttattaaaattaatattgctaaaaattttaaaaatttatactaaaaatgttaattattgttatagatatatatttagcgacaattaacGACTAATAATCTTTATGATATAGTGCaccagaaaaatatttatttatatcctCGTTACCTCATCAATATGTGGGCCATCGGAGatgtcttaattttttaatagtttttaaaaaaaatgtgttttactttaaaatacacaaaaaatcaaaaatatatttttacttttttaaaattacgtaTCAAGTCATaacaatacaaataaattaaaataaagtgatATCGCTATCATGAATGACACacgtataaagaaatttttGCGGTTCACACGTATATCCTTTGCTATGACTTACCCCTTgtccttaaaaaaaaaaagaaaaagatttacaCCACAATATATTTGCTTCactacaaaattattaaaaagtcaATTTTTCAATATTACAAAGAGCAAAACAGGACgttggaaataaaaaaaacataaaataattgtttaaattaaaagacttcaaaaattatttaaaaagatcacctctttctttctattaaaaaataattcccTTCATTTCTCTCTCCCCCCTTTAAGTTACCAACTTCCATTACCATATAATTCAACCTTTTTATGGTTTTGTTGTGAATTGTTAGATTTCTATAGTTAAAGTCTTCCTGAGTTCTCAAACCAAGGAAGAAGCAGAATgtaggaagaagaagaaggaaactaAAATTGTTATTCTCTCATCTGTAATTCAATGCAAGATACATGATATGAGAAATATATATACACGTTTTATATCACACTTTCTAGAAGATTCTCTAACAATGTATGTAACTGCATAACTAACTTTTAACTACTTTCTAACAAACTTAGTTAAGCCTAACTCAACTACAATTACATCAGCTTGCTCCTTTAGTtcaacactccccctcaagctgatgGCTTGAATATATCTTTTAGGCCTATCTTCCTTAGCAAGTATTCATGTTGAGCTCTTCCTAGTCCTTTAGTAAGTATATCTACCAATTGTTCTTCAGTAGACACATGATCAGTTTCAATCATCCCTTTGCTAACCTTTTCTCTTACAAAGTGACAATCAATGTCAATATGTttggttctctcatgaaatATGGGATTTGCAGCTATTTGAATAGCTGCCTTACTATCACATCTTAAGGTTATAGGTTGTTGAATTTGAGCTCCAAGTTCACTGAACAATCCTACCAACCACGTAAGTTCTGCAGTGCAAGCTGCCATACTTCTGAATTCTGCCTCAGCAGAACTTCTAGACACAGTTTCTTGCTTCTTAGATTTCCAGGAAATAACTGCTCCACCAAACTTAACTAAATACCCTGTGACAGACCTTCTTGTTTCCACGCATGCTCCCCAGTCTGAATCACAATAGGCCATAAGTTGATTTGTAGTACCAGCAGGCATCATCAGTCCCATTCCTGGAGTCCCCTTGATGTATCTCACTACTCTTAGAGCAGCTTCCATGTGAGATCTTTTTGGACAATGCATATATTGGCTTAAGAACTGTACAACAAATGCAATATCAGGTCTTGTCATGGTCAAATATAGAAGTTTTCCCACTAGTTTTTGgtatgatgcatgattttccaaTACTTCATCACCAATTTCAGCTTTGCTTGATACATGTTTATCATATTCTGCAGAAGTTAGCTTTTGATTTATCTCAAATGGTGTACTTGCTGGTTTTGCTCCACTCATTCCAGTTTCAGCAACCAATTCTAATGCATATTTTCTCTGACACATTACAATACCTTCATTTGATCTGGCTACTTCAATTCCCAGGAAGAATTTAAGTTctccaagatctttcatcttgaagCTATGCTGTAAATCCTTCCTTGCTTTGTTTATCAATGTCTGACTATTTCCAGTTACtatcaaatcatccacatatactAGAATTATTACTAACTCTTTTCCTGTCCTTTTGATGAACAAAGAATAATCATAATGACTTTGTCTAAATCCCATTTGAATAAGAGCACCAGTCAGTTTTTTGTTCCACTGccttggagcttgtttcaaCCCATATAAAGATTTATGAAGTTTGCAGACCTTGTGAGACTCCCCCTGTCTTGCAAACCCCTCAGGAATAGTCATATATACTTCCTCTAGTAAGTCACCATTTAGAAAAGCATTATGTACATCCATTTGATAGATATACCACATATTAGAGGCTGCAAGAGCAATCAGAGATCTGACAGTCACCATTTTTGCAACTGGTGAAAAAGTCTCAAAGTAATCCATCCCAGCTTGTTGGCTATAGCCTTTGGCCACTAGCCTGGCTTTATGTCTTTCCACCTCTCCAGAAGCTTTGTACTTAACTTTATATATCCATCTACAACCAATAGGTATTTTACCACTTGGAAGATCAACAATAGACCATGTCTGATTTGATTCTAAGGCTGCAATTTCTAATTTCATAGCATGAACCCAGTCTGGATCCTTTGAAGCTTGTTGAAAAGAACCAGGTTCTGTAATAGAAGAGTACACTAACAAAGCATAATGATAGGACTTGGATATATTAGAGTATGTGACAAAGGATGAAATAGGATAAGCACATTGATTGACAGAAGAAGGAACAACAAAGTCAGTCATCCATGTAGGAGGATGTCTTATTCTGGTAGATTTCCTAAGATTAACAGGAGAGGATAAAGAAGTTAGAGGAAGTGAGGAGAGCTGAACAAATTCAGTGACATCTAGATTAGGCTGTGAGATAGGTTCAGTAATAGGAGGATTCATAGATTGATTGGATTCAGTAGTAATGAAGATAGGAGACTCTTGAAGAATATTTGACACATCAAGTACAGGGAAAAGAGGAGAACCATAAGATTTTGCATGTATGAAAGGAAACACTGACTCCTGAAACACTACATTTCTGCTAACATAAAAACTATTAGAATGAAGATCATAGAGTTTATAACCTTTTTGAGTAGATGAATAGCCCCTGAATACCCCTGGAACAGCTTTTGCCTTGAATTTATCAGATGATGGTGTAGATGAGGCATAAGTGAGACAGCCAAAAACTCTAAGATGAGATAAAGAAGGAGGATGACTatgtaaaatttcaaaaggTGTTTTGAAGTTTAGTAGCTTGGAAGGAAGTCTATTGATAATATATACAGCAGTCATAACACATTCACCCCAAAATTTCAAAGGTAAAGTAGCTTGGAACCTAAGAGATCTTGCTACACCAAGAATTGTTCTATGTTTTCTTTCtacaactccattttgttgaggagtgtAGACACAAGAACTTTGATGTAGTATGCCATAATCAGACACCAATGACTGAAATTCAGAACTAAAGAATTCACAATCATTATCAGTCCTTAGTACTTTCATAGTAGTTGAAAACAAATTCATTATTCTATTCAGAAAGTTCCTCAGTACAACAATGACTTCAGACTTAAATTGGATTAGAAACAACCAGGTAAACCTGCTATGATCATCTACCAAAGTAACAAAATACCTTTTTTTATTGTAAGTAGGAACTCGATAAGGACCCCAGATATCACAATGCAACAACTCAAAAACAGACTTAGAGTAGGAACTACTAACAGGAAAAGGAAGTTTAGTATGTTTTGCCAAAGGGCATACAGTACACAACTGATGAGAATGGTGTAAATATTGAAGTTGTTTATGAACTCTGATGATATTCATGGGAGCATAACCCAGCCTTCTGTGCCAAAGGATGCTAGATTCAAAAAGTTTTCTTGAGTGATACCAGATCTAGTTGTAAAACCACATATAGCAGACTTCTCAGAATTGCTCTTTAAGATGTACAAACCCTGTTCTTCTCtaccaatccccttcaccaTGCCATTTAAGAGATCCTAAAATATACAGAAGTCAGGAAAAAATGCTACAGAACATTTTAACTCCCTTGTTAACCTTGAGACTGACAACAGATTAAACTTAAACTCTGGTAGCACTAGCACATTCGAGATAGAACAATCATTGAATATTTTTGAACTTCCTGTATAGGCTACTGATACTGTCTGTCCAGTAGGAAGATGAACTTTATTATCTGCATATTGAGACATTTTATGACATGTATGTAATATCTCAGAACTAGATGCCATATGATTTGAAGCTCCTGTATCTATTATCCACTTAACAGATCCACTATTGACTGAAGTAGATCTTTGAGTACCTGCATTTGCTGTTTGAATGGTAGGGATGAATCATCATTTGTTTTGTTCAACAAGTGAAGAATTTGTTGATACTGTTCTGGAGTAAATGAAGGAAGAATAGATGATTGTGCTGCAGTTCCTCCTACTTCCTGATTTGTATTATATGAACTTGAGTTCTTTGCCTCAtcagaacaagaagaaaaataattgccTACTTGATTAGCAAATTGAGATGA harbors:
- the LOC101262071 gene encoding oxoglutarate-dependent flavonoid 7-O-demethylase 1, producing the protein MRDIEVKYMEVPSVQELAKKKLVSIPSRYVRDDQDRSIASSIYKEVPVIDMQRLINFNDHDSMNLELNKLHLAAKDWGFFQLINHGVSCSVVEKMKDETQKFFDLPLEEKKKFEKSSGDTDGFGQLFVVSDEQKLDWADLFYLKTSPTYLRKPVFSKLYLSLRETIEEYADEIKKLSMRVLETLGKALGIDEDEVKSVFKEGMQSMRMNYYPPCPQPEKVMGLTPHSDATGLTILLQVNETQGLQIKKDGIWIPIEPLPNAFIVNVGDAFEIFSNGIYKSIEHRSVVSSEKERISVATFQSPRLDGILGPSSSLVTPQNPPKFKKIGVTQFYKGFFTRELDGKSYVDTMRITNEDDLNN